One Mugil cephalus isolate CIBA_MC_2020 chromosome 17, CIBA_Mcephalus_1.1, whole genome shotgun sequence genomic window, ACCGTAGATGCACTCAAGACAGGATGTCTGCTCTTGGAGTGTGCTCAGAAAACCCAGTACGTGTCCAAGCTACGGCTGACCCACCACGTCTCTCCCGCAGGGTTAGTTCGGAGCGGAGGAAGGAGAAATCAAGGGATGCAGCACGATGCCGGCGTGGGAAGGAGTCGGAGGTGTTCTACGAGCTGGCCCAGCAGCTGCCTCTTGCCCACAGCGTCACCTCCAGCCTGGACAAGGCCTCCATCATGAGGCTCACCATCAGTTACCTGCGCATGAGGAAGCTGCTCTGCACTGGTCAGTAGCTGTAGTTATTCCATTGATGGTAGACAGTTTAGGTTGGAGCACATCTGGCAATGAAAATTGAATTGTGCAGCCGTTGGTGGTTTTGCACCAGCTTCAGAGCAAGTTGGTACAGACTGTAAATGTGAATTAGATTTACTTGTGTTAGGAATCTGTAAAGAACAGAGATGACACGCTTTTGAGGAAAACTGCAAAGTTGGAGCTGCTCTTAAAAAAATTGAAGAATGGCAGTGTCCTTTTAGACaggattttatttgatgttCTTTTATCTCACATCTCGCACTCTCGTCTTCCCCTTCCCAGATGAGCCAATGGCAGACGAGGAAACGGAGCTTGATATCCAGCTAAACAGCTCCTACCTAAAAGCTCTGGAAGGCTTTCTCATGGTGCTGTCTGAAGACGGAGATATGATCTATCTCTCCGAGAATGTCAACAAGTGCCTTGGGCTGGCACAGGTTGGTCTGATATGACTAAAACTAGAGGATATACTTGATTTGGGAAGGAGTAAGAAGCTGTTTTGTAAATGGGATTAATTTTGTACGAACAGAGCATGCCGGGGAACATTGTGCTCTGCTGTTAACCATTAATACTCCTGCATGTACGAGGACAGagctcattttgtcttttctgtatGTGCTGCAGTTTGACCTGACTGGACACAGTGTGTTTGACTTCACACATCCCTGTGAtcaggaggagctgagggagatgCTGATCCACAGAACAGGTGAGCAGTGTCAcatttggtatttttttccgTTTGTGtactattttctgttttgttttgctaaaaGGTCTCAGTGGTTTCATAATATAATTTGTAGagattaattttcttttctgcgTGATGTTGCACTGGACACACATTGATATTATCTCAGCAATAACGGTTACTAAGTCCACTTCCTTTATGTGTAGCTCACCACTGACGTTTATAGCTTCATGTCTGCCCTGAATGCAAATGTGAACGCGTGACGGTTGGTTCAATATTGCAATAAAACGCTGAAATGAAAAACTTACAATGGTCCCTTATATGGTGGACATGATCCCCATTGAAATGACAACGTGAGAGGATTGTTTCCCTTTTTAAACCACGGCTCTGTACCCGCTTTTGTGATTTCAGGCGCCAAGAAAGCCAAGGAGCCAAGTACAGAGCGCAGCTTCTTCCTCAGAATGAAGTGCACTCTCACAAGCAGGGGCCGCACTGTCAACGTCAAGTCAGCTACATGGAAGGTAGGTCACAATGAATCCAGTGTGGAAAGGCATCACGACTGTACTGCTAGGTTCTTCAAGGAAGTGATTGTACCATGCGCACGGTTGTTTGTCAGCACTACGTCTGCTGGGCAGGTCAATTAAATTACCCTGAGCAACAATTTAATAATGTCGGAGCTGAACATGGCAGTTTTATTatccttttaattattttattaacctTTTAAAACTCCAACTTTGGTCTTGTATGAGGCTGTGGGGCATGTCGTAGTTCCATATAACTCTACTGGTGGCAATAATGAAGCCACCTCATCCCAATTATTGTTCATCATTCTTTCCAATCTATTCAAATGAAGCAAGCGTGTTGGCAAATGAgccattttaatattcattactatttaatattaaatatcttCTCTTCTCAACTCTAGCAGTGTGTTTTGTGATATTCCTAAATAGAAACAGGGAAGCAAAAAAGTCAACAGCCTCTTAACTGTTGTGATCGCCCTGTCGTCTTTCTGTAGGTGCTTCACTGCTCAGGTCATGTGCGTATACATGACAACCAGCCTGAGGAGACTACCAACGGCCACAAGGAGCCATCTGTTCCTTACCTGGTTTTGATCTGTGACCCCATCCCACACCCCTCCAACATCGAGGTCCCCCTGGACACCAAAACCTTCCTCAGCCGTCACACAATGGACATGAAATTCACATATTGTGATGAGAGGTTAGTTTGCTCGTCGTAATCGTAAGAGTTAACAGGGGCTCAAATGTTATTCAGCTTCTTAACAACACCAGCCATCACTGGCAAAGCTTTATGTGGCATGTTCACATAGAGACACCTAGTGTTCAGTGTAGGTATCACATCAGCTTCTTACTATTGTTTCTCCAGGATCACTGAGCTCATGGGCTACGATCCAGAGGATCTGCTGAATCGCTCTGTCTATGAGTACTATCACGCTCTGGACTCAGACCATCTTACCAAGACTCACCACAACCGTAAgcataaactaataaaaggaaCATGCAATGATAAAACCtctcttcttatttattttggcccaacttgtattttattttttgtttgttttttctctttcccttaGTCTTTGCAAAAGGCCAGGTCAGCACAGGCCAGTACCGTATGTTGGCCAAAAGAGGAGGATTTGTGTGGGTGGAAACGCAGGCCACTGTCATCTACAACAACAAGAACTCACAGCcacagtgtgttgtttgtgtcaaCTTTGTGCTCAGGTATTGTGAGAGTTCTTTGAATGCTTACTATTTTTAGAAGAGACACACGTCTTCGCCGAATTCTTTGGTCTTTGCAAAAATGGgaataatattttaacagctgcatAATGTGCCTCACTTGTGCTACAGTGGCATCCAGGAGGAGAAACTGATCCTGTCTCTGGAGCAGACTGAAGATGTGAAGCCAGGGAAGGAGGAACAGCAGGAGGCGGACAAGCCTGAGGTTGAGAGCAGCCAACCTGTCCTTTCTCcagtgaagaaggaggaggaggaagaggacaagtGTGCAGAGCTGGATGTGATCAAACTCTTTACCCAGGTGTTAAAGAAACAGCCGGATAGCCTGTATGACAAGCTGAAGGCGGAGCCAGAGGCCCTCACGCTGCTGGCCCCAgctgctggagacacaatcATCTCTCTGGACTTGAGCAGCCCTGGTTAGTGGCCTCATAAGCATATTTACACTTATGCACAGCGCAAACCACAGTTTGTAATCATATATATTCCCCCTTGCTGTGTTACAGATACAGAGATCCCGCTGTTGAAAGAAGTCCCTCTCTACAATGACGTAATGCTTCCCCCTTCGAGTGACAAGCTGATGctgcctctttctcctctgcctcccagCGAGCCTCTCCACGTCACCAGCACCACCTCTGAGGACGCAAAAACTGAGAGCTTTGCTCCAGCTCCGTCCACTTCACCGACCAGCAGCAGCCCCTCTGAGGTAAGTTTGCCTCATCATTGTCACTTTTCAGTATAAACAACATCTTGATCTGCACTAAAATTGGGAATGACCTTTGATGTCTGTTCACTTCAGGCTCAGTTGGACTTCTGCTTCCCCATGGATTCAGATATGAATTCAGATTTCAAACTAGACATGGTGGAGAAGCTGTTTGCCATTGATACAGAGCCCAAAACCCCCTTCAACACCCAGGTAAGAAGATGAGGAGACACTGCCCTTTTATACCTGTGAGAGCTCTCTGTATTCCGATTCATTAAACCTTCTTTGTTCCTTAAGGCGATGGAGGATCTGGATCTGGAGATGTTGGCCCCCTACATCCCCATGGATGATGATTTCCAGCTGCGCAG contains:
- the hif1aa gene encoding hypoxia inducible factor 1 subunit alpha a: MDTGIVPEKKRVSSERRKEKSRDAARCRRGKESEVFYELAQQLPLAHSVTSSLDKASIMRLTISYLRMRKLLCTDEPMADEETELDIQLNSSYLKALEGFLMVLSEDGDMIYLSENVNKCLGLAQFDLTGHSVFDFTHPCDQEELREMLIHRTGAKKAKEPSTERSFFLRMKCTLTSRGRTVNVKSATWKVLHCSGHVRIHDNQPEETTNGHKEPSVPYLVLICDPIPHPSNIEVPLDTKTFLSRHTMDMKFTYCDERITELMGYDPEDLLNRSVYEYYHALDSDHLTKTHHNLFAKGQVSTGQYRMLAKRGGFVWVETQATVIYNNKNSQPQCVVCVNFVLSGIQEEKLILSLEQTEDVKPGKEEQQEADKPEVESSQPVLSPVKKEEEEEDKCAELDVIKLFTQVLKKQPDSLYDKLKAEPEALTLLAPAAGDTIISLDLSSPDTEIPLLKEVPLYNDVMLPPSSDKLMLPLSPLPPSEPLHVTSTTSEDAKTESFAPAPSTSPTSSSPSEAQLDFCFPMDSDMNSDFKLDMVEKLFAIDTEPKTPFNTQAMEDLDLEMLAPYIPMDDDFQLRSLSPDEPLSCGPVKSIESSPVHVTQDVHSYPSSPFSAPGSRTASPAPPEPVNAPHLASIIAKRNPQLDKDISLRTLAAQNAQRKRKLGELKDIMGPGALPQEQLEKKMKASESGTTKTILLLPSDLASRLLGSTSEGTSSLFTLPQLTRYDCEVNAPLQGRQYLLQGEELLRALDHVN